In one Staphylococcus lutrae genomic region, the following are encoded:
- the opp4C gene encoding oligopeptide ABC transporter permease — protein MEKAQVNKSKSPLQIARKKFLKNKLAMSASAILGMIVIISFLAPLIAPYDPNVQNLVLIKGNMSPEHWLGTDSGGRDILSRLLYSGRVSLSFGLFTSIGLMVIGIIIGMISGYYGGWVDTVLMRFTEFVMLFPFIPFAVVLNATFAHNIENKYGSAIVLGLVLILLSWVGIARMVRGKVMQEKENEYFLAALSIGTPVYKILIKHLLPNILSVIIVQATLVFAVQIVAEAGLSFLGFGITKDIPTWGNMLTDAQEGDILRSKPWIWMPPALIITITILCINFIGEGLKDALNPKSKH, from the coding sequence ATGGAAAAAGCACAGGTTAATAAAAGTAAGTCACCGTTACAAATCGCACGAAAAAAATTTTTAAAGAACAAATTGGCAATGAGTGCATCAGCCATTTTAGGAATGATTGTCATCATTTCATTTTTGGCGCCATTGATTGCACCTTATGATCCGAATGTTCAAAATCTCGTCTTGATTAAAGGGAATATGTCACCTGAACATTGGTTAGGTACAGATTCAGGCGGACGTGATATACTCAGTCGTTTACTTTATTCTGGACGTGTTTCCTTATCATTTGGTCTTTTTACCTCAATCGGATTAATGGTAATCGGCATTATCATCGGTATGATTTCCGGTTATTATGGCGGTTGGGTGGATACGGTTTTAATGCGTTTTACAGAATTTGTCATGCTATTCCCATTCATTCCATTTGCAGTCGTATTGAATGCGACTTTTGCACATAATATTGAAAACAAATATGGTTCAGCCATCGTATTAGGTCTCGTGCTGATTTTGTTATCTTGGGTAGGGATTGCCCGTATGGTAAGAGGAAAAGTTATGCAAGAAAAAGAGAACGAGTACTTTTTAGCGGCATTGTCAATTGGTACGCCTGTCTATAAAATCTTAATCAAACACTTACTACCGAATATTTTGAGTGTGATTATTGTACAGGCAACACTTGTTTTTGCTGTTCAAATTGTGGCAGAAGCGGGTCTGAGTTTCCTCGGCTTTGGGATCACGAAAGACATTCCAACATGGGGGAATATGTTGACCGATGCACAAGAAGGCGATATTTTAAGAAGCAAGCCGTGGATATGGATGCCACCTGCATTGATTATTACCATCACGATTTTATGTATTAACTTCATCGGTGAAGGATTGAAAGATGCATTAAATCCTAAGTCAAAACATTAA
- the opp4B gene encoding oligopeptide ABC transporter permease — MIALVIRRFLLMIPMLILMSIVIFTIAKLQPGDAFTGNMNPKLGVKYYEAQREKLGLNDPIPVQYLKWSERVVHGELGESIRYKRPVFDLIKERMPNTVLLGVVSLVITYLLAFPLGILAGRKPYSLYDYSIQLLNYLMLAIPSFVAGVFAIYAFAFQMGIFPFSGSVEIGLTPGSLEYYISKLYHAILPGTVLGLLSTAGYIQFLRNDIIENARKDYIRTARAKGLSESKIYNKHILRNSIIPIVTFFGSDVLSIFGGAVITESIFSFPGIGKLLIDSIVGKDYPLMMALLLFFSFLGLLANLISDVTYSIVDPRIKSN; from the coding sequence ATGATAGCATTGGTGATTCGTCGTTTTTTATTAATGATTCCGATGTTGATTTTGATGTCCATTGTTATTTTTACGATTGCTAAATTACAGCCGGGGGATGCTTTTACGGGTAATATGAATCCTAAATTAGGTGTGAAATACTACGAAGCCCAACGCGAGAAACTCGGTTTAAATGATCCTATCCCGGTGCAATATTTAAAATGGAGTGAGCGTGTCGTACATGGCGAATTAGGAGAATCAATTCGATATAAACGACCGGTTTTTGACTTGATTAAAGAAAGAATGCCTAACACGGTGTTATTGGGTGTCGTCAGTCTCGTCATCACATATTTACTGGCATTTCCACTAGGGATATTGGCAGGACGAAAACCTTATAGCCTTTATGACTACAGCATCCAATTACTCAACTATTTAATGTTGGCTATTCCGTCCTTTGTCGCAGGTGTCTTTGCCATTTATGCTTTTGCATTTCAAATGGGGATTTTCCCGTTTTCAGGTTCAGTTGAAATCGGATTGACGCCTGGCTCGTTGGAATACTATATAAGCAAACTGTATCATGCGATTTTGCCGGGAACGGTCTTAGGACTCCTTTCGACCGCAGGATATATACAATTTTTGAGAAATGATATTATTGAAAATGCACGTAAAGACTATATTCGTACAGCACGCGCAAAAGGATTATCTGAATCGAAAATTTATAATAAACATATCCTTAGAAATTCAATTATCCCTATTGTGACATTTTTTGGATCCGATGTGCTGTCAATATTTGGTGGTGCTGTGATTACCGAAAGTATTTTTTCATTCCCTGGTATAGGTAAACTGTTGATTGATTCAATTGTAGGCAAAGATTATCCATTAATGATGGCTTTACTATTATTCTTTTCTTTCTTAGGGTTATTAGCCAATCTAATTTCTGATGTGACATACAGTATTGTAGACCCAAGAATCAAGAGCAACTAG
- a CDS encoding ABC transporter ATP-binding protein, translated as MTQPYILEVNHLKQYYPIRAGIFKRKVGEVKAVDDISFKIKKGQTVGLVGESGCGKSSAGRSILCLQKATAGEIIFCGQDLTKLKGKALREARKGFQMVFQDPYASLNPMQMIGDIVGEPIRNYYHKKQSEIKEEVQQLLKKVGLNDTDYYKYAHEFSGGQRQRVGIARALALKPQLIIADEPVSALDVSVQSQVLNIMGELQRDMGLSYLFIAHDLSVVKHVSDYICVMYLGHILEQGPANVIYENPQHPYTQSLISAIPEIDPTKRRQRILLEGDLPSPSHPPVGCPFHTRCPVAEARCAKQKPKAVQVGEEHLAACLLLEDGEVSS; from the coding sequence ATGACACAACCCTATATTTTAGAGGTAAATCATTTGAAGCAGTATTATCCGATAAGAGCAGGCATCTTTAAAAGGAAAGTGGGAGAGGTGAAAGCCGTTGACGACATTTCTTTTAAGATAAAAAAAGGACAGACTGTCGGGCTTGTTGGTGAATCAGGATGTGGCAAATCATCAGCAGGACGCTCTATTTTATGCTTACAAAAAGCAACAGCGGGTGAAATTATATTTTGCGGACAAGATCTGACAAAACTAAAAGGGAAAGCATTGAGGGAAGCGAGAAAAGGATTTCAAATGGTGTTTCAAGATCCATATGCGTCACTGAATCCAATGCAAATGATTGGTGATATTGTCGGTGAACCGATTCGAAATTATTACCATAAAAAGCAGTCGGAGATTAAAGAAGAAGTGCAGCAATTATTGAAAAAAGTGGGATTGAATGACACAGATTACTATAAATATGCGCATGAATTTTCGGGTGGACAACGTCAACGTGTTGGAATTGCACGTGCCCTTGCCTTAAAACCACAACTGATTATCGCCGATGAACCTGTGAGTGCGCTCGATGTCTCTGTACAATCACAAGTGCTCAATATTATGGGGGAATTACAGCGTGACATGGGCCTCAGTTATTTGTTCATTGCACATGATTTAAGCGTTGTTAAACATGTAAGTGACTATATTTGTGTGATGTACTTAGGGCACATTTTAGAACAAGGACCTGCGAATGTGATTTATGAAAACCCGCAACATCCTTATACACAATCATTAATTTCTGCCATTCCTGAAATCGATCCGACTAAACGACGCCAACGTATTTTATTAGAAGGGGACTTACCTTCTCCAAGTCATCCGCCTGTAGGTTGTCCATTCCATACACGTTGTCCAGTAGCGGAAGCAAGGTGTGCCAAACAAAAACCGAAAGCTGTTCAAGTTGGTGAAGAACATCTTGCCGCTTGTTTATTGTTAGAAGATGGGGAGGTGTCATCATGA